A stretch of the Aricia agestis chromosome 15, ilAriAges1.1, whole genome shotgun sequence genome encodes the following:
- the LOC121734437 gene encoding uncharacterized protein LOC121734437 has translation MGVRIQLYLILTLIVFVQGTNETDTSNGTRILSRRKRFLIFPEGSSLQLVFCTTYPMLSVIGDILLWGNTAALAYELPQDPYSPFMHRADPLHRRMDTKTIYYTDYDGKVIHKEPYKRKSIVNPAFAKRSVEEKINRKEMHEVQTREFLMAGDERSVEFHSSSRVALYRQIELLLQGLGANGRSCLLKMLCEMGQTQDYKQGSFVQEILRATFT, from the exons ATGGGTGTGAGAATTCAGTTGTATTTAATATTGACTCTCATTGTGTTTGTGCAAGGAACGAACGAGACAGACACCTCGAACGGAACTCGAATATTGTCTAGGCGGAAAAGATTCCTGATTTTTCCAGAAGGAAGCTCGCTTCAACTAG TATTCTGTACCACCTACCCCATGTTATCAGTCATTGGAGACATTCTGCTGTGGGGCAACACTGCTGCTCTGGCGTATGAGTTGCCTCAGGACCCGTATTCTCCGTTCATGCATCGCGCCGATCCGCTGCATCGAAGAATGGACACAAAGACTATATACTATACGGATTACGACGGAAAAGTTATACATAAGGAGCCCTATAAAAG GAAGTCAATCGTGAACCCAGCATTCGCGAAGCGTAGCGTAGAAGAGAAGATAAATAGGAAAGAGATGCACGAAGTACAGACGCGGGAGTTCTTGATGGCTGGGGATGAAAGGAGCGTTGAGTTCCACAGCAGCAGCCGTGTGGCTCTGTATCGACAGATTGAATTACTTCTACAGGG ACTCGGAGCCAACGGACGGTCATGTCTACTCAAGATGTTGTGTGAGATGGGACAAACTCAGGACTATAAGCAAGGATCCTTCGTGCAGGAGATTCTTAGAGCTACTTTCACGTAA